CACGTTCAAGGCTTCGTTCAACCGCCCGAACCTTTTTTATGAGGTACGGCCAAAAACCAAGAATGTCGAAGCAGACATCATCCGTTTCATTAAACAGAATAAAGGCAAATCCGGCATCATTTATTGCTTAAGCCGTAAAAAAGTGGAAGCCATTGCCGATGTACTGAAAGTCAACGGCATCAGCGCCGTTCCTTATCATGCAGGGCTTGATGCCAAAACCCGCGCCCGCCACCAGGACATGTTCCTGATGGAAGACGTGGAAGTGGTCGTGGCCACCATCGCATTCGGGATGGGAATTGATAAACCCGATGTCCGTTTCGTGATCCACCACGACATCCCGAAATCGCTTGAAAGCTATTACCAGGAAACCGGCCGCGCAGGGCGTGACGGCGGTGAAGGGCATTGTATTGCTTATTATTCTTATAAGGATGTGGAGAAACTGGAAAAATTCATGTCCGGAAAGCCAGTCGCTGAGCAGGAAATCGGTTTTGCGTTGCTGCAGGAAGTAGTCGCTTACGCAGAAACCTCGATGTCGCGCCGCAAATTCCTGCTGCATTACTTCGGTGAGGATTTTGACAGCGAAATCGGCGAAGGTGCCGATATGGATGACAATGTCCGCAATCCGAAAAGCAAAGTCGAAGCCAAAGAACAGGTCATCCAATTGCTTAAAGTCGTTCGCGATACCAAGCATTTATACAAATCAAAAGAAGTCATCTTTACGCTGATCGGGAAAATCAACGCCGTAATCAAGGCACATAAAACCGATACGCAGAGTTTCTTCGGCTCCGGCGAGACTTTCGATGAACGCTACTGGATGGCGCTGATCCGACAGGTATTGGTGGAAGGGCTTCTGTCAAAAGATATTGAAACTTATGGTATTTTAAAAATTACAGAAAAAGGCCTTGATTACCTTGACAATCCTCAGTCGTTTATGATGTCCGAAGACCATGAATACAGTGAGGCAGAGGACGATGCGATTGTCACTGCAGCCAAATCATCCGGAACCGCTGACGAGGCGCTGATGGGCATGCTGCGTGAACTCCGCAAAAAAGTGGCAAAAAAACTCGGTGTGCCGCCGTTTGTAGTATTCCAGGATCCTTCGTTGGAGGATATGGCGCTGAAATATCCCGTAACACTGGATGAACTTGGAAATGTTCACGGTGTAGGAGAAGGAAAAGCCAAAAAATACGGAAAGGATTTTATTGAACTCATCAACCGTTATGTTGAAGAAAATGACATCACCCGTCCTGACGACCTTGTGGTTAAATCAACTGGTGCGAATTCTGTCAACAAATTATACATCATCCAGAATATCGACCGCAAGCTGCCATTGGACGATATTGCTGCCTCAAAAGGCCTTACGATGGATGCCTTATTGAAAGAAATGGAGCAAATCGTGTATTCCGGAACCAAACTCAACATCAAATACTGGGTTGATGAAATGCTTGACGACGAACAACAGGAAGAAATCCACGATTACTTTATGGAATCTGAAAGCGATGGGATTGAAGATGCCCTAAAGGAATTCGACGGTGAC
This genomic stretch from Flavobacterium pallidum harbors:
- the recQ gene encoding DNA helicase RecQ → MNSDEIDIYKELKKYFGFSQFKGLQERVISSIIAGHNTFVIMPTGGGKSLCYQLPALIKEGTAIVVSPLIALMKNQVDAIRSLSSENGVAHVLNSSLTKTEITQVKKDITSGLTKLLYVAPESLTKEEYVTFLKSVPISFVAIDEAHCISEWGHDFRPEYRNLRHIIRQLGDVPIIGLTATATPKVQEDILKNLDMTNANTFKASFNRPNLFYEVRPKTKNVEADIIRFIKQNKGKSGIIYCLSRKKVEAIADVLKVNGISAVPYHAGLDAKTRARHQDMFLMEDVEVVVATIAFGMGIDKPDVRFVIHHDIPKSLESYYQETGRAGRDGGEGHCIAYYSYKDVEKLEKFMSGKPVAEQEIGFALLQEVVAYAETSMSRRKFLLHYFGEDFDSEIGEGADMDDNVRNPKSKVEAKEQVIQLLKVVRDTKHLYKSKEVIFTLIGKINAVIKAHKTDTQSFFGSGETFDERYWMALIRQVLVEGLLSKDIETYGILKITEKGLDYLDNPQSFMMSEDHEYSEAEDDAIVTAAKSSGTADEALMGMLRELRKKVAKKLGVPPFVVFQDPSLEDMALKYPVTLDELGNVHGVGEGKAKKYGKDFIELINRYVEENDITRPDDLVVKSTGANSVNKLYIIQNIDRKLPLDDIAASKGLTMDALLKEMEQIVYSGTKLNIKYWVDEMLDDEQQEEIHDYFMESESDGIEDALKEFDGDYDIDELRLMRIKFISEVAN